Proteins encoded together in one Lathyrus oleraceus cultivar Zhongwan6 chromosome 5, CAAS_Psat_ZW6_1.0, whole genome shotgun sequence window:
- the LOC127087751 gene encoding uncharacterized protein LOC127087751: MSSSPFPSCFRPSPTTDDNRHSPPPPPPQPPHSTNPNLATYLYQTDIGLVSLTWSRSILGRSLHVQLHHHPFDSPPNPSSSSFHLHIKPFVFWKKHGTKKLSANTHLFWNLSKAKFGSGPEPNSGFYVAVVVDNEMTLLVGDSNKDAYTKSKSKSKEPKNNHNQYLVMKREHVYANKIYNTRARFGGKMRDIQIDCGGRDHSKLCFSVDGEKVLQIKRLKWKFRGNERVEIHGVPVQISWDVYNWLFVKDNSDGHAIFMFKFEEEDEEELHQRGKEKGLMNLWTQHNMNLGGYEFGKMGKSWSSSSVSMASSGGSFGGSSSVLEWSSVEENELVVPVGFSLLVYAWKR; this comes from the coding sequence ATGTCATCATCCCCTTTCCCTTCTTGTTTCCGTCCCTCTCCAACCACCGACGACAACCGTCACTCTCCACCACCCCCGCCGCCCCAGCCGCCGCATTCCACTAACCCTAACCTCGCCACCTATCTTTACCAAACAGACATAGGTTTAGTTTCTTTGACTTGGTCACGTTCCATTCTAGGTCGTTCTCTCCACGTTCAACTCCATCACCATCCTTTCGATTCTCCACCGAATCCTTCTTCTTCCTCCTTCCATCTCCACATCAAACCCTTCGTTTTCTGGAAGAAACACGGCACCAAAAAACTCTCTGCAAATACTCACTTGTTCTGGAACCTCTCCAAAGCCAAGTTCGGGTCAGGACCCGAACCCAACTCCGGTTTCTACGTCGCGGTTGTCGTCGACAACGAGATGACGCTTTTGGTCGGAGATTCAAACAAAGACGCGTACACAAAATCCAAATCCAAATCCAAAGAACCGAAGAATAATCATAATCAGTATTTGGTGATGAAAAGAGAGCATGTTTACGCTAACAAAATCTACAACACGAGAGCGAGATTCGGTGGGAAAATGAGAGATATTCAGATAGATTGCGGTGGGAGAGATCATTCGAAGCTTTGTTTCAGTGTTGATGGAGAGAAAGTGCTGCAGATTAAGAGACTGAAATGGAAGTTTAGAGGAAATGAAAGAGTTGAAATACACGGTGTACCTGTTCAGATCTCGTGGGATGTTTATAACTGGTTGTTTGTGAAAGATAACAGCGACGGACATGCGATTTTCATGTTCAAATtcgaggaagaagatgaagaagaacTACATCAACGAGGTAAAGAGAAAGGTTTGATGAATCTGTGGACACAGCATAATATGAATTTGGGAGGTTATGAGTTTGGGAAAATGGGTAAGAGTTGGTCTTCTTCGTCGGTTTCCATGGCTTCTTCCGGTGGATCTTTCGGTGGAAGTTCATCGGTTTTGGAATGGTCTAGTGTTGAAGAGAATGAATTGGTTGTGCCTGTTGGGTTTTCTTTGCTCGTTTATGCTTGGAAACGATGA